One genomic region from Argentina anserina chromosome 2, drPotAnse1.1, whole genome shotgun sequence encodes:
- the LOC126782217 gene encoding uncharacterized protein LOC126782217 has protein sequence MAQYRQSGMERFSQRGNGVAEAPPDHVSVGIRTPLHKPGRTRRSGRSQIRISTCAPLLLLLSLLLLLTLLAYFYLSFSTTTGEEINASGAQEDDSRNDSDFLTNVTRTETSKILRFGKGSVMHGRDSRDWDKDDRRRDDDYNEDDTVGRNAESSTHKTDVPVQVKNSDKKSGNGEFGRSSKKKAGLYNEAGRNELKIYEAEYEASLKSKQQSNDEYLEKGRDVIDADDEYDDGIDSQETQMEEDDDTTHQNSDHFGEENLNDQGSRDSIDLPDSGINYKNVSKKVEKVPNNYSAQFSRNLDEVETNSKHAGSRTSKRSRSDSKKKAKRRKFSGSCVMKLLNSTAQIIEPLESRKFARFSLQYTDIEAKPEGQEKWEPRFAGHQNLQEQEDSFLARDQKINCGFVKGPKGSPSTGFDLAEDDANYMSSCHIAVISCIFGNSDRLRMPYGKMVSRLSRKNVCFVMFIDELTLRTLSSEGQTLDTIGFIGLWKIVVVKNLPYTDMRRVGKIPKLLPHRLFPSARYSIWLDSKLRLQLDPLLILEYFLWRKGHEYAISNHYDRHCVWEEVAQNKKLNKYNHTIIDEQFAFYQADGLTRFNALDPNKLLPSNVPEGSFIIRAHTPMSNLFSCLWFNEVERFTPRDQLSFAYTYQKLRRMNPEKPFRLNMFKDCERRAIAKLFRHRSEEKKVTKQSATV, from the exons ATGGCTCAGTACAGACAGTCAGGGATGGAGAGGTTCTCGCAACGTGGCAACGGCGTCGCTGAAGCACCACCAGATCACGTCTCTGTAGGGATCCGAACTCCTCTTCACAAACCGGGTCGGACTCGCCGATCGGGTCGATCCCAAATTAGAATCTCCACCTGtgctcctctcctcctcctcctctccttACTCCTCCTCCTTACTCTTCTCGCTTACTTCTACCTCTCCTTCTCCACCACAACag GTGAAGAAATAAATGCTAGTGGTGCTCAGGAAGATGATTCGAGAAATGATTCGGACTTTCTCACAAACGTGACACGCACCGAGACTTCTAAGATCCTTAGGTTCGGGAAGGGTTCGGTAATGCACGGTCGGGATTCGAGGGATTGGGATAAGGATGATAGGAGGAGGGATGATGACTATAATGAGGATGATACCGTAGGTCGGAATGCTGAATCATCTACTCATAAGACTGATGTTCCCGTCCAAGTTAAGAACAGTGACAAGAAGTCGGGGAATGGTGAGTTTGGTAGGAGTTCCAAGAAGAAAGCTGGACTGTACAATGAAGCCGGGCGCAACGAGTTGAAAATTTATGAAGCAGAGTATGAGGCGTCTTTGAAGAGCAAACAGCAATCTAATGATGAATATTTGGAAAAGGGACGTGATGTAATTGATGCCGATGATGAGTATGATGATGGGATTGATTCTCAAGAAACTCAGATGGAAGAGGATGATGATACTACACATCAAAACAGTGACCATTTTGGTGAAGAAAATTTGAATGATCAAGGTAGTAGAGACTCCATTGATCTTCCTGATTCTGGaatcaattataaaaatgtttcTAAGAAGGTTGAGAAAGTCCCCAATAATTACTCTGCCCAGTTCTCTCGGAACCTTGATGAAGTTGAAACAAATTCTAAACATGCTGGCAGTCGTACTTCCAAAAGGTCGCGCTCAGATTCAAAAAAGAAAGCAAAACGCCGCAAGTTTTCTG GTTCTTGTGTGATGAAGCTCTTAAATTCTACTGCACAGATAATAGAGCCTTTAGAAAGTAGAAAGTTTGCAAGATTTTCCCTGCAGTATACTGATATAGAAGCCAAGCCTGAAGGACAAGAGAAATGGGAACCTAGATTTGCGGGGCATCAAAATTTGCAAGAACAGGAAGATTCGTTTTTGGCACGCGATCAAAAAATTAATTGTGGCTTTGTCAAAGGTCCTAAAGGATCTCCAAGCACTGGATTTGACTTGGCAGAAGATGATGCAAATTATATGAGCAGTTGCCACATTGCTGTTATCTCATGTATCTTTGGGAATTCAGATCGCTTGAGAATGCCTTATGGTAAAATG GTTTCTCGTTTATCAAGGAAGAATGTGTGCTTTGTTATGTTCATCGATGAGCTTACTCTGCGCACCCTTTCTTCAGAAGGGCAAACACTAGATACAATAGGTTTTATTGGTTTGTGGAAGATTGTTGTGGTGAAGAACCTACCATATACCGATATGCGGAGAGTGGGAAAGATACCAAAGCTTTTGCCTCATAGGCTTTTTCCTTCTGCAAG GTATTCAATATGGTTGGACAGCAAGCTGCGTCTTCAACTTGACCCCTTACTCATATTGGAATACTTTTTGTGGCGAAAAGGTCATGAGTATGCAATTTCGAATCACTATGATCGGCACTGTGTATGGGAAGAGGTTGCGCAGAATAAAAAATTGAACAAGTATAATCATACCATCATAGATGAACAGTTTGCATTCTACCAGGCTGATGGCCTCACAAGATTTAATGCATTGGATCCAAATAAGCTTCTCCCCAGCA ATGTACCAGAAGGTTCTTTTATCATCCGGGCACACACTCCAATGTCAAATCTGTTTTCCTGTCTTTGGTTTAATGAGGTTGAGCGGTTTACTCCTCGGGATCAGCTAAGTTTTGCCTATACATACCAGAAATTAAGAAGGATGAACCCTGAAAAACCATTTCGTCTCAATATGTTCAAG GACTGTGAGAGAAGAGCCATAGCTAAGTTGTTTCGACACAGGTCAGAAGAGAAGAAGGTTACTAAGCAAAGTGCCACGGTGTAG
- the LOC126782218 gene encoding uncharacterized protein LOC126782218: MATEDFSFPTVHKSSSTRSIDFPPFWRPSPCTDYRPDDEDDHSTPAKNCKQRQRQSHACIVGADDDQIIVGTRVQDQEEKMDMLWEDFNEELYPVRSTSSDYNISGDMLQLGCVGLGALNFPRSNAAATSSTITSPGVVLMVKVLKRLFFLHNSHHHNLKKPARQ; encoded by the coding sequence ATGGCCAcagaagatttcagcttccccaCAGTGCACAAAAGCAGTAGTACTAGAAGCATTGATTTCCCTCCTTTCTGGAGACCATCTCCCTGCACAGATTATCGCcctgatgatgaagatgatcaCTCTACTCCGGCGAAGAATTGTAAGCAGAGGCAGAGGCAGAGCCATGCATGCATCGTGGGGGCTGATGATGATCAGATAATAGTTGGTACTCGTGTTCAAGACCAGGAGGAGAAAATGGACATGCTATGGGAGGATTTCAACGAGGAATTGTATCCGGTAAGGTCAACTTCATCGGATTACAATATCTCCGGCGACATGCTGCAGTTGGGCTGTGTAGGTCTTGGTGCTTTAAATTTCCCCAGATCTAATGCTGCCGCAACTAGTAGCACCATTACAAGCCCAGGTGTGGTTCTGATGGTCAAAGTACTGAAAAGGCTGTTCTTCCTCCATAATTCTCATCATCACAACctcaagaaacctgcaagACAGTGA
- the LOC126782733 gene encoding leucine-rich repeat receptor-like tyrosine-protein kinase PXC3, with protein MFHSHSQLTMARYSCFFHFLLFCYSLIIPVALSELSSTQKTTMINISKSLNSSGSSVPWNINTEPNPCLWKGVECDPPTNSSVIHITLSKFSLSSSDFLPVLCQLGSLQIVDVSENRLSTIPSGFLTACGNIDGLKLLNFSFNNLAGSLPDFTGFVGLESLDLSHNKMSGAIESDLGGLVRLRSFNLGFNHFSGTIPTQLGKSMLLEELVLSANTFQGRIPSEILGYGNLTRIDFSANNLSGSVPENFGVLSKLEFLILSSNSLSGKIPQSLSNITSLRRFAANSNKFGGAVPGGITKHLQNLDLSYNSLSGMLPSDLLSPSNLNLETVDLSNNLLQGSIPTPLSPNLVRLRLGNNSLVGMIPSATLQNLVYLELENNKLNGPIPPELGSCRKLALLNLAQNGLIGALPPQLGNLTELQVLKLQSNNLGGEIPTQITRLPNLSVLNISWNALSGSIPTEVSKLQKLINMNLQGNNLSGSIPNTIATMSYLLELQLGHNFLSGDIPRMPTSLQITLNLSSNRFEGPIPTHLSSLTGLEILDLSNNKFSGQIPSFFTNQLAALTQLILSNNQLSGVIPSFNSRVIVNTTGNSGLINATTPSIAKKRNSKALPIALAVVAAVVAIVAIAILAISLSRHSYRVNDEQVDSGEDLPRPEVLQDSLLTANAIHRSSIDFTTAMEVVSDPSNIELKTRFSTYYKATMPSGSSYFVKKLNWTDKIFQLGSHDRFENDLQIFGKLTNSNVMTPLAYVTTADSAYLLYEFAPKGTLFYALHCSSDNAMDWASRYSSAVGIAQGLAFLHGCTSGPILLLDLSSRSIFLKSLKEPLIGDAELCKVIDPSKSTGSVSTVAGSVGYIPPEYAYTMRVTVAGNIYSFGVILLELLTGKPAVSEGIELANWVLRNSGQHDKLLDSTISRTSSAIRSQMLTVLKVALGCVTASPEARPRMKSVLRMLLNAR; from the exons ATGTTTCATTCTCATTCACAGCTCACAATGGCAAGGTACTCTTGTTTCTTCCACTTCTTGTTGTTTTGTTATTCTCTTATTATTCCTGTGGCCTTGTCTGAACTATCCTCAACCCAAAAAACCACCATGATCAATATCTCCAAGAGTCTAAACAGTTCAGGTAGCAGTGTTCCATGGAACATCAACACTGAGCCAAACCCATGTCTATGGAAAGGAGTCGAGTGCGATCCACCCACCAACTCATCCGTAATCCATATTACCCTGTCCAAgttttctctttcttcctcAGATTTCCTCCCAGTTCTATGCCAGCTTGGGTCTTTGCAGATTGTTGATGTGTCGGAAAACCGTCTGAGCACAATCCCATCTGGGTTTCTCACAGCTTGTGGGAACATAGATGGACTGAAGCTACTCAATTTCAGTTTCAACAATCTGGCCGGTTCTTTACCTGACTTTACTGGTTTTGTTGGGTTGGAGTCGTTGGATCTTTCTCATAATAAGATGAGTGGAGCCATTGAATCAGACTTGGGTGGATTGGTTAGGCTTAGAAGCTTTAACCTTGGCTTCAACCATTTCAGTGGGACTATCCCTACTCAACTTGGGAAATCCATGCTCTTGGAGGAGCTTGTGCTTTCTGCCAATACATTTCAAGGGAGAATTCCAAGTGAAATTCTGGGCTACGGTAATTTGACTCGGATTGATTTCAGCGCAAATAATCTTTCTGGTTCAGTTCCTGAGAATTTTGGAGTGCTGTCCAAGTTAGAGTTTCTGATACTATCTTCCAATAGCTTGAGTGGCAAAATCCCACAAAGCCTTTCTAATATTACAAGCCTCAGGCGGTTTGCAGCGAATTCTAACAAGTTTGGAGGAGCAGTTCCTGGTGGGATTACAAAACATCTCCAGAATTTGGACCTGAGCTACAACAGCTTAAGTGGGATGCTTCCATCAGACCTTTTGTCTCCATCGAATTTAAATTTAGAGACCGTGGATTTGTCTAATAACTTGTTGCAGGGATCAATACCCACGCCTCTGTCTCCGAATCTGGTTCGGTTGAGATTGGGAAACAATTCACTTGTTGGGATGATACCTTCTGCAACACTCCAGAACTTGGTATACTTGGAACTGGAAAACAACAAGCTGAATGGACCCATACCTCCTGAACTGGGTTCTTGCAGAAAATTGGCACTGTTGAACTTGGCTCAGAATGGACTAATTGGGGCTTTGCCGCCGCAGTTGGGGAACCTCACTGAGCTACAAGTGTTGAAGCTTCAATCTAACAATCTTGGTGGAGAAATCCCAACTCAGATTACTAGACTACCGAACCTATCTGTTCTGAATATTAGCTGGAATGCTCTGAGTGGTTCAATACCAACAGAAGTTTCAAAGTTGCAGAAGCTTATCAACATGAACTTACAAGGCAACAATCTCAGTGGTTCCATCCCAAACACTATTGCCACCATGAGTTATCTGTTGGAACTCCAACTTGGTCACAATTTCTTGAGTGGTGACATTCCGAGGATGCCAACATCTTTGCAGATTACTCTGAATCTCAGCAGCAACCGTTTTGAAGGACCAATTCCTACCCATCTTTCCAGTCTAACTGGATTAGAAATTTTGGATCTATCTAACAACAAGTTCTCAGGTCAGATACCCTCATTTTTTACTAATCAATTGGCAGCATTGACACAGTTGATACTATCTAACAATCAGCTTTCTGGAGTTATTCCAAGCTTCAATTCTCGGGTCATAGTCAACACAACTGGAAATTCGGGTTTGATCAATGCAACAACACCCTCAATAGCAAAGAAACGAAATTCAAAGGCATTGCCAATTGCTCTTGCAGTTGTAGCTGCTGTTGTTGCTATTGTAGCCATTGCCATACTTGCTATATCACTATCACGGCACAGTTACAGGGTTAATGATGAACAAGTCGACTCAGGGGAAGATCTTCCTCGTCCTGAGGTCCTCCAAGATAGTCTCTTAACTGCCAACGCAATTCACAGATCAAGTATCGATTTCACTACAGCCATGGAAGTAGTATCTGACCCCTCAAACATTGAGCTGAAAACTAGGTTTTCAACTTACTACAAAGCCACCATGCCGTCCGGATCAAGTTATTTTGTCAAGAAACTGAACTGGACTGACAAGATATTCCAACTGGGAAGCCACGACAGATTCGAGAACGATTTACAGATATTTGGAAAACTGACCAACTCCAATGTCATGACTCCTCTGGCCTATGTTACAACTGCTGACAGTGCTTATCTGCTCTATGAGTTTGCTCCAAAAGGCACCCTTTTTTATGCTCTTCATTGTAGCTCAGACAATGCCATGGATTGGGCAAGTAGATACAGTTCTGCAGTTGGAATAGCTCAGGGTCTTGCTTTTCTTCATGGATGCACCTCAGGTCCAATACTCCTCCTAGACCTGTCAAGCCGAAGCATTTTTCTCAAGTCACTCAAAGAGCCTCTTATTGGAGATGCCGAGCTCTGCAAAGTGATTGACCCCTCAAAGAGCACTGGAAGCGTTTCTACTGTTGCTGGTTCTGTTGGTTATATTCCTCCAG AGTATGCATACACTATGAGGGTAACTGTGGCCGGCAACATCTACAGCTTTGGGGTAATTCTGCTTGAATTGCTGACAGGAAAGCCTGCAGTTAGTGAAGGGATTGAGTTGGCCAATTGGGTACTGCGTAACTCAGGGCagcatgataagcttcttgaTTCTACAATCAGCAGAACCTCAAGTGCCATCAGAAGCCAGATGCTAACTGTACTGAAAGTTGCTCTAGGTTGTGTTACTGCATCACCAGAAGCAAGGCCAAGAATGAAGAGCGTTCTTAGGATGCTTCTGAATGCAAGATAA
- the LOC126782734 gene encoding dihydrolipoyllysine-residue acetyltransferase component 5 of pyruvate dehydrogenase complex, chloroplastic, which translates to MAHLLNTSFLPPSHTLSRRPTPSLSSSSGRRSCSQVHAKIREIFMPALSSTMTEGKIVSWVKSEGDKLSKGESVVVVESDKADMDVETFYDGYLASIMVEEGGIAPVGSAIALLAETQDEIAEAKAKASSSSSPPPPPSPPPPVSITTPENAAPKLAAAASEGGRRIVASPYAKKLAKELEVELAGVVGTGPMGRIVAKDVEACAAAAQAQAQTPAATAPLPAGIELGTVVPFTTMQGAVSRNMIESLSVPTFRVGYTITTNALDALYKKIKSKGVTMTALLAKATALALVQHPVVNSACRDGNGFTYNSSINIAVAVAIDGGLITPVLQDAHKADIYTLSRKWKELVDKARAKQLQPHEYNTGTFTLSNLGMFGVDRFDAILPPGTGAIMAVGGSQPTVVASKDGGIGMQNQMQVNVTADHRVIYGADLASFLQTLAKIIEDPKDLTF; encoded by the exons ATGGCCCATCTCCTCAACACCTCCTTCCTCCCCCCCTCCCACACCCTCTCCCGCCGCCCCACTCCgtccctctcctcctcctccggccGCCGCAGCTGCTCCCAAGTCCACGCCAAGATCCGAGAAATCTTCATGCCCGCCCTCAGCTCCACCATGACCGAGGGCAAGATCGTCTCCTGGGTCAAGTCCGAGGGCGACAAGCTCTCCAAGGGCGAGAgcgtcgtcgtcgtcgagTCCGACAAGGCCGACATGGACGTCGAGACTTTCTACGACGGCTACCTGGCCTCCATCATGGTCGAGGAGGGCGGCATAGCCCCCGTCGGCTCCGCTATTGCTCTCTTGGCCGAGACGCAGGACGAGATCGCCGAGGCCAAGGCCAAGGCCAgttcctcctcctctcctcctcctcctccttctccaccGCCGCCGGTTTCGATCACAACTCCGGAAAATGCGGCTCCTAAGTTGGCGGCGGCGGCTTCGGAGGGAGGGAGGAGAATCGTGGCGTCGCCATACGCGAAGAAGCTGGCCAAGGAGCTGGAGGTTGAATTGGCTGGAGTAGTGGGAACTGGGCCAATGGGGAGGATTGTGGCCAAGGATGTTGAAGCTTGTGCTGCTGCAGCTCAGGCTCAGGCTCAGACCCCGGCCGCCACAGCGCCTTTGCCGGCAGGGATTGAGTTGGGGACGGTGGTGCCTTTTACGACGATGCAGGGTGCTGTGAGTAggaacatgattgagagtCTGTCAGTGCCGACCTTCAGAGTTGGATACACTATCACCACTAATGCTCTTGATGCCCTCTACAAAAAG ATCAAGTCCAAGGGAGTTACCATGACAGCATTGCTGGCAAAGGCGACAGCGCTTGCATTGGTTCAACATCCTGTTGTCAACTCTGCCTGTAGAGATGGTAATGGTTTTACATATAACAGCAGCATTAACATAGCAGTTGCGGTGGCAATCGATGGTGGGTTGATAACGCCAGTGCTTCAGGATGCGCACAAG GCTGACATATATACATTGTCAAGAAAGTGGAAGGAGTTGGTTGATAAGGCCAGGGCCAAGCAGCTGCAACCTCATGAATACAATACAG GTACTTTCACTCTTTCTAATCTTGGGATGTTTGGCGTTGACCGGTTTGATGCCATTCTGCCACCCGGAACT GGAGCAATTATGGCAGTTGGAGGATCTCAGCCTACTGTTGTAGCATCCAAGGATGGTGGAATTGGTATGCAGAATCAAATGCAG GTAAATGTTACAGCTGATCATCGTGTAATTTATGGTGCTGATCTTGCTTCGTTCTTGCAAACCTTGGCAAAAATTATTGAGGACCCCAAAGATCTTACCTTCTAG
- the LOC126783938 gene encoding uncharacterized protein LOC126783938: MVQVLVPTRLHITPFLPAIPVSRKITCTIPGPVASSGSSSPSSSTSRSCGLRYDKTDGQVVSPKKKKKRRRVFFLDVNPLCYVGSKPSLHSFANWVSLFFNQVSLSDPVIAVVDGERGSEHRRQLLPSYKTHRWKLLRQFSKGHVGRSHEVITAVFTKCNVPVIKIDGHEADDVIATLVEQVLQIGYQVVIASPDKDFKQLLSEDVQIVMPLDDLERWSFYTLKHYMAQYNCDPCCDLSLRCIMGDQADGVPGIQHLAPGFGQKTALKLLKKHGSLETLLNVASVRTVGRQYAQDALTKYADYLRRNYEILSLRRDVNVQLNEEWLVPRDTSNDSETFSNFYKFLEETKKFSYQNKSFSNDQVDS; this comes from the exons ATGGTACAAGTTTTAGTTCCCACCCGCCTTCATATCACACCCTTTCTTCCGGCTATTCCAGTTTCCCGCAAAATAACCTGTACTATCCCTGGACCAGTGGCGTCATCTGgttcctcttctccttcttcttctacttCCCGCAGTTGTGGGCTTAGGTATGATAAAACTGATGGACAAGTAGTATccccaaagaagaagaagaagagaaggagGGTGTTCTTTCTGGATGTTAATCCTCTGTGTTATGTTGGAAGTAAACCCAGCTTACACTCGTTTGCCAACTGGGTCTCCTTGTTCTTCAACCAAGTTAGCCTCTCTGATCCTGTTATTGCT GTTGTTGATGGTGAAAGAGGAAGCGAGCACCGCCGGCAGTTGCTACCCTCTTATAAAACACACAGGTGGAAGTTGTTGAGACAATTTTCAAAGGGTCATGTTGGAAGGTCACACGAAGTCATCACTGCTGTTTTTACAAAATGCAATGTTCCT GTCATAAAAATAGATGGCCACGAAGCTGATGATGTTATAGCTACTCTTGTGGAACAAGTTCTACAAATAGGATATCAAGTGGTGATTGCATCTCCTGATAAAGATTTTAAGCAATTGCTTTCAGAAGATGTTCAGATTGTTATGCCCCTTGATGATTTAGAGCGCTGGTCTTTTTACACCCTTAAGCACTACATGGCTCAGTATAATTGTGATCCGTGCTGTGATCTGAGCCTCC GCTGCATTATGGGAGATCAGGCTGATGGTGTTCCTGGGATCCAACATCTGGCTCCTGGGTTTGGACAGAAGACTGCCCTGAAGCTCTTGAAAAAACATGGCTCATTGGAAACGTTACTGAATGTAGCGTCAGTAAGAACTGTTGGTAGACAGTATGCACAAGATGCTCTTACAAAGTATGCTGATTACCTACGAAGGAACTATGAGATTCTTTCCCTTAGAAG GGATGTCAATGTTCAACTTAACGAGGAGTGGCTTGTTCCAAGAGACACAAGCAACGATTCAGAAACTTTCTCCAACTTCTATAAATTCTTGGAAGAAACCAAGAAGTTCAGTTATCAAAATAAATCTTTTTCAAATGATCAAGTTGATAGCTAA